The proteins below come from a single Cystobacter ferrugineus genomic window:
- a CDS encoding DUF1330 domain-containing protein, which produces MPAYVVVEVTVKDAETYEKYKQLAPPTIGLYGGRYLARGGRTEVLEGAWDVPRFVILEFPSYERAREWWNSPEYAPAKALRQACTQTDMLLVEGLPPGADPAARQ; this is translated from the coding sequence ATGCCTGCCTACGTGGTCGTCGAAGTCACGGTGAAGGATGCGGAGACGTACGAGAAGTACAAGCAGCTCGCGCCACCGACGATTGGTCTCTACGGGGGCCGCTATCTGGCGCGAGGCGGCAGGACGGAAGTGCTCGAGGGCGCATGGGACGTGCCCCGGTTCGTGATCCTCGAGTTCCCCAGCTACGAGCGCGCCCGGGAGTGGTGGAACTCGCCCGAGTACGCTCCGGCCAAGGCGCTCCGTCAGGCGTGTACCCAAACGGACATGCTGCTGGTGGAGGGCCTGCCGCCGGGCGCGGATCCCGCGGCCAGGCAGTAG
- a CDS encoding peptidoglycan-binding domain-containing protein, which translates to MRTRTESRHPSPPSRNPETVFRESPPLARTGRIPLQRPAEGETPTRPSVQALRGRDGFDAPVRGQVTAPVEVATPVPETRTLPSPVTLNLTASVGARGANQPGDVRQVQDRLQQLGYLSEADHAAEQADASGTDPISEQAMPQTMDALRRFQREVAGQSDGKISPRGITARALADPTYGTQSTINPGAADATAGLPVSTLPRPVAQIVQAVEAAESGANAVLGESPALLRNASGTPASFGRGQLIGGTALDVLTRHPEAARHYGLEAQQLQDLGNIAQSTREAYRAISAQIPAGGDTEEGLQRRIAEYTSSEQGADFRTRTGLGDADIENMFRAAQLRAQLPRQANSGETYETLMRRPDVAANIRALDLGESDVSAYLRRPAIHGENREGFITRALLSSEHGQALRDAMTDNGGIPMSRLLIQDNYDQVCAQGAQLLRRPLSAREAAQATMLAHNGPSALTPFFESLRQGRPAVVTPYVTQAMANWTP; encoded by the coding sequence ATGCGCACTCGAACCGAGTCGCGGCATCCATCCCCGCCCTCGCGCAACCCGGAGACGGTGTTCCGGGAATCCCCTCCACTGGCCCGGACCGGGCGCATTCCTCTCCAGCGCCCCGCTGAGGGGGAGACCCCGACCAGGCCCTCCGTTCAGGCGCTTCGGGGAAGGGATGGCTTCGACGCACCGGTCCGGGGCCAGGTCACGGCCCCCGTGGAGGTCGCGACTCCCGTCCCCGAGACCCGGACCCTGCCTTCCCCGGTCACCCTGAACCTGACGGCCTCGGTGGGCGCCCGGGGCGCCAACCAGCCTGGCGACGTGCGCCAGGTGCAGGACCGGTTGCAGCAACTCGGCTACCTGAGCGAAGCGGACCACGCCGCCGAGCAGGCCGATGCCTCTGGCACGGACCCCATCTCCGAGCAGGCCATGCCTCAAACGATGGACGCCTTGCGCCGCTTCCAGCGCGAGGTGGCGGGGCAGAGCGATGGGAAGATCTCTCCCCGGGGCATCACGGCGCGAGCCCTGGCGGACCCCACGTACGGCACCCAGAGCACCATCAACCCCGGGGCCGCGGACGCCACGGCCGGCCTGCCCGTGTCGACGCTCCCGCGCCCCGTCGCCCAGATCGTCCAGGCCGTCGAGGCCGCGGAGAGCGGCGCGAATGCCGTCCTTGGCGAGAGCCCGGCGCTGCTGCGCAACGCCTCGGGGACGCCCGCCTCGTTCGGCCGGGGGCAGCTCATCGGAGGCACCGCGCTGGACGTGCTCACCCGGCACCCCGAGGCGGCACGCCACTATGGCCTGGAGGCCCAGCAACTCCAGGACCTGGGGAACATCGCCCAGAGCACCCGCGAGGCCTACAGGGCCATCTCGGCGCAGATCCCCGCCGGGGGGGACACCGAGGAGGGCCTGCAGCGCCGCATCGCCGAGTACACCAGCTCCGAGCAGGGCGCGGACTTCCGGACCCGGACGGGGCTCGGGGACGCGGATATCGAGAACATGTTCCGGGCCGCGCAACTGCGCGCGCAGCTACCGCGGCAGGCCAACAGCGGGGAAACCTACGAGACGCTCATGCGCCGCCCCGACGTGGCCGCGAACATCCGGGCGCTCGACCTGGGCGAGTCGGATGTCTCCGCCTACCTCCGCCGGCCCGCCATCCACGGGGAGAACCGCGAGGGCTTCATCACCCGGGCCCTGCTCTCGAGCGAGCATGGACAGGCGTTGCGCGATGCCATGACGGACAACGGTGGCATCCCCATGTCGCGACTGCTCATCCAGGACAACTACGATCAGGTGTGCGCGCAGGGCGCGCAGTTGTTGAGGCGCCCGCTCTCCGCTCGCGAAGCCGCGCAGGCGACGATGCTCGCGCACAATGGTCCGAGCGCGCTCACCCCCTTCTTCGAGAGCCTGCGCCAGGGCCGGCCCGCGGTGGTGACGCCCTACGTCACCCAGGCGATGGCGAACTGGACTCCCTGA
- a CDS encoding amidohydrolase, translated as MNPPSFRVIPSPRALLATTALLLPAPVLADPLAEQIKADLPNLLTLYRDLHAHPELSLQEKTTSARLATEAKKLGFTVTPGVGGNGVVAVLENGPGPVLLVRTDLDGLPVEEATGLPYASQVKAVTREGAQTRVMHACGHDLHMTAWVGTARRLAALKERWSGTLVMIGQPAEEVGVGARAMLADGLYTRFPKPQFALALHDVADLPAGTVGYSRGHMSANVDSVDILVKGVGGHGASPHTTRDPIVLASRIVGTLQTLVSREIAPQETAVVTVGSFLAGSKHNIIPSEARLQLTVRSYSAETRRHLLEGIARIARGEAIAAGLPEEHMPVVTTKEEEFYPSVFNTGPLTERLVAAWTRRFGAERVVEVPPTTGGEDFSRYSLSDKSIQSMLFVVGGVPRARWDAAGGDPTKLPSLHSPRWAPDAEPTLQTAIEAMSTAALDILAK; from the coding sequence ATGAACCCTCCGTCCTTCCGTGTGATTCCCTCCCCCCGCGCCCTGCTCGCCACCACGGCGCTGCTGCTTCCCGCGCCCGTCCTCGCCGATCCGCTCGCGGAGCAGATCAAGGCCGATCTGCCGAACCTGCTCACGCTCTACCGCGACCTGCATGCCCATCCCGAGCTGAGCCTCCAGGAGAAGACGACCTCGGCCCGGCTCGCCACGGAGGCGAAGAAGCTCGGCTTCACCGTGACACCCGGGGTGGGAGGAAATGGCGTGGTGGCGGTGCTCGAGAACGGACCCGGCCCGGTGCTCCTGGTGCGCACCGATCTGGACGGGCTCCCCGTCGAGGAGGCCACGGGGCTGCCCTACGCCAGCCAGGTGAAGGCCGTCACGCGCGAGGGCGCGCAGACGCGGGTGATGCATGCTTGTGGCCACGATCTCCACATGACGGCCTGGGTGGGCACCGCGCGCCGCCTGGCCGCTCTGAAGGAGCGCTGGTCCGGCACGCTCGTCATGATTGGACAGCCGGCGGAGGAGGTGGGAGTGGGGGCCCGGGCCATGCTGGCGGACGGGCTCTACACGCGCTTTCCCAAACCCCAGTTCGCGCTCGCCCTGCACGACGTCGCGGATCTTCCCGCGGGCACCGTGGGCTACTCGCGGGGCCACATGTCGGCGAACGTCGACTCCGTCGACATCCTGGTGAAGGGCGTGGGAGGCCATGGTGCCTCGCCCCATACGACCCGGGATCCCATCGTCCTCGCCTCGCGCATCGTCGGGACGCTCCAGACACTCGTCAGCCGGGAGATCGCGCCCCAGGAGACGGCGGTGGTGACCGTGGGCAGCTTCCTCGCGGGGAGCAAACACAACATCATCCCCAGCGAGGCCCGGCTCCAGCTCACCGTGCGCAGCTACTCGGCGGAGACGCGCCGCCATCTGCTCGAGGGCATCGCCCGGATCGCGCGCGGCGAGGCCATCGCCGCCGGCCTGCCCGAGGAGCACATGCCCGTCGTGACGACGAAGGAGGAGGAGTTCTATCCCTCCGTCTTCAACACCGGGCCCCTGACGGAGCGGCTCGTCGCCGCCTGGACCCGGCGCTTCGGCGCGGAGCGCGTGGTGGAGGTGCCACCGACGACCGGAGGTGAGGACTTCAGCCGCTATTCCCTGTCCGACAAGTCCATCCAGAGCATGCTCTTCGTGGTGGGCGGCGTCCCGCGGGCCCGGTGGGACGCGGCCGGAGGAGACCCCACGAAGCTGCCCTCGCTCCACAGCCCCCGATGGGCTCCCGATGCCGAGCCCACCCTTCAGACAGCCATCGAGGCGATGAGTACCGCCGCGCTCGATATCCTGGCGAAGTGA
- a CDS encoding type VI immunity family protein, translating into MTSHYPRLRLRGTTSDRWKLYDGEPPRPQRELLAREVIRIAFYMPHEHPELSSGVSHAIESYMRAVGQGPRTINYVHFSHDEGSRLTEERWGWAHRILKEAKRWSFPDDYEPWERREIEKKGFERGLLFTGSDNSRNGYQLEYQARIPWRPAPKETIASLLTATLPIEYLEEHGPSRVRELALDMASKLMFASGHAGLALHLYQNLRVKNADFRAEVMRHPGIDLRPAWLNEQWVGLRVDGVHWLNFLGPPVLTQLGGATALRSRLHSSETTLVELAEDRVVVSLGEQPEAGDLTTGETLLAYREFARVMEPWLEPLFLPRTTVSVDPPRYTTLRVTEDEARRWWRRFLD; encoded by the coding sequence ATGACCAGCCACTATCCACGCCTTCGTCTTCGTGGCACTACTTCAGACCGTTGGAAGCTGTACGACGGAGAGCCTCCGCGCCCACAGCGGGAGTTGCTCGCACGCGAAGTCATCCGCATCGCGTTCTACATGCCGCACGAACACCCTGAACTCTCCTCGGGGGTGAGCCACGCCATTGAGAGCTACATGCGCGCGGTGGGTCAGGGGCCCAGGACCATCAATTACGTTCACTTTTCCCACGACGAAGGCTCCCGTTTGACGGAAGAGCGCTGGGGTTGGGCTCACCGCATTCTGAAAGAGGCGAAACGCTGGTCCTTCCCTGATGATTATGAACCTTGGGAACGGAGGGAGATCGAAAAGAAAGGCTTTGAGCGAGGCCTCCTCTTCACCGGGAGCGACAACAGTCGGAATGGATACCAGCTAGAGTATCAGGCGCGCATTCCATGGCGGCCCGCTCCCAAGGAGACGATTGCGAGCTTGCTCACCGCGACGCTTCCCATTGAGTACCTCGAGGAACACGGACCATCGCGTGTGCGTGAGTTGGCGCTCGACATGGCCTCCAAGCTGATGTTCGCCTCCGGGCACGCGGGACTGGCCCTTCACCTCTACCAGAACCTCCGGGTCAAGAACGCCGACTTTCGCGCCGAGGTCATGCGCCATCCCGGCATCGATCTCCGGCCCGCCTGGCTCAATGAGCAGTGGGTGGGCCTCCGGGTGGATGGAGTCCATTGGCTCAACTTTCTCGGACCGCCTGTTCTCACGCAACTCGGTGGAGCGACGGCCCTTCGTTCCCGGTTGCACTCCTCCGAGACGACGCTGGTGGAACTCGCCGAGGATCGCGTCGTCGTCTCGCTTGGAGAGCAACCAGAGGCCGGAGACCTCACCACCGGCGAGACCCTTCTCGCGTACCGTGAGTTCGCCCGGGTGATGGAACCCTGGCTCGAGCCGCTGTTCCTACCGCGAACCACGGTGTCCGTTGATCCGCCCCGGTACACCACGCTTCGTGTCACCGAGGACGAGGCCCGACGCTGGTGGAGACGATTCCTCGATTGA
- a CDS encoding protein kinase domain-containing protein — translation MLLQAKSSFQGSSRFELRRPLGSGAFGSVYEVWDSHYNTVVALKLLHETRPSAVFRFKHEFRLLANLVHPNLVTLYELHSEGDQWFFTMEYVEGRHFNAYVSDTSDARVNISNPLLSSLRPEVTALSEAPTETQQRPSASSSDETVSFVQPTAVASSSSSSAQQEPRSEPGTFTGDPERLRSVFFHLVQGVHTLHTQGIVHRDLKPSNVIVTSSGRVVVLDFGLAKELAPAPLDTTPEEFAGSPPYMAPEQWSGEQASPASDWYSLGVMLFEALVGRRPFQGQLHERLAQQRVGASRPSTLLQGIPPDLDELCVRLLDPDPSRRPGHAELVAILQPHQGGETQPGVRATYSGQELIGREAELKLLTEAFQRTEAGTLSLVTLEGEPGIGKSTLLRHFTHSLHACGAVVLFGRCYERESVPYKALDDLMDSLGRYLLQLPREQARELIPPRMHELTRLFPVLVLSAELQPETPPQAPPAEPFQARQLAVSVLQELLLRISQHARVVLCLDDLQWGDVDSARFLAELLSPPGAPPLLLITSYRASESRGSAFLVEFEQLLAGSTWQMARSELRLEPLPPEVSAQLAMRRLGTSSHEARTWAEHIARESRGNPLFIEELARAPITEATREAGASGAVSLGDVLRRRLHGLPEEARRLLELLAVSGRPTSEEVLVEALGNSGSALSSLILLRAHNLLRFHLGGHTRLEISHDRIRENVVGQLGASELTTRHRRLAEVLETRADADPEQLAVHFHGAGEPRKAALHALRAAERAQQALAFHRAAELFGAALEWSGGAPEPALGTLGSLKRRRAEALANAGRCREAAPLFLEVAGLGGAPEEVLDNQRRATESYMLGGQIDEGLALVRPMLSQVKLSYGDTHRGALANMLWHRSRLQRRGTTFQERPALAIAPEHLHRVDLGWSLGKALASVEWIRASGFQLQSLRLALECGEASRIARSLIAFGPVMVWEGSHAALEKGSRYLLEGAAIAERLQQPALIGFAEVYQAACSLVLGEFASGRAHVEKGMRLLQQHGVDVIWELNVGRSLGCNLHDAQRSMHGLGLRASEWHRTATELGDSFSRVMSSFYSAFCLVARDEPDNARELVNEAITGWSRTGAIQQYHAFLRTSQADLYQGKPGSAWERLEKTWPMLTAAQIFRGQPSRIEGHALRAQLALAMAAEAPDRRPELLRQVEEDALQLEKEIRKDCPFLAQLLRAGVARQRGQLEQAVVHLSSAIEGYRALGMPNLEACARWWKGELMGGEEGHALVQEATTLLTADGIHRPRQWAAMVLPGCAP, via the coding sequence ATGCTGTTGCAGGCGAAGTCCTCGTTTCAAGGGAGCAGCCGGTTCGAGCTCCGTCGCCCCTTGGGCTCGGGAGCTTTTGGCTCCGTGTATGAGGTCTGGGACAGCCATTACAACACCGTGGTGGCCCTCAAGCTGCTGCACGAGACCCGCCCGTCCGCCGTCTTTCGCTTCAAGCACGAGTTCCGCCTGCTCGCGAACCTGGTGCACCCCAACCTGGTCACCCTCTACGAACTCCACTCCGAGGGAGACCAATGGTTCTTCACCATGGAGTACGTCGAGGGGCGCCACTTCAACGCCTACGTCTCCGATACGAGCGACGCCCGGGTCAACATCAGCAACCCCCTGCTGTCGTCACTCAGGCCCGAGGTCACGGCGCTGTCGGAGGCGCCCACGGAGACCCAGCAACGCCCCTCCGCATCCTCCAGCGACGAAACCGTCAGCTTCGTGCAGCCAACGGCCGTCGCGTCATCCTCTTCGTCCTCCGCCCAGCAGGAGCCCCGGTCCGAGCCCGGCACCTTCACCGGAGATCCCGAGCGCCTGCGCTCCGTCTTCTTCCACCTCGTCCAGGGCGTCCACACACTGCATACCCAGGGGATCGTCCACCGCGACCTCAAGCCTTCCAACGTCATCGTCACCTCGAGCGGCCGCGTGGTGGTGCTCGACTTCGGGTTGGCAAAGGAGCTCGCGCCGGCCCCGCTGGACACCACCCCCGAGGAGTTCGCGGGCTCCCCGCCATACATGGCTCCCGAACAATGGTCCGGGGAGCAGGCCTCGCCAGCGAGCGACTGGTACAGCCTGGGGGTGATGCTCTTCGAGGCGCTCGTGGGAAGGCGGCCCTTCCAGGGCCAACTGCACGAACGCCTCGCGCAACAGCGGGTGGGCGCTTCACGTCCATCCACCCTGCTGCAAGGCATTCCCCCGGATCTGGACGAACTCTGCGTGCGTCTGCTCGACCCGGATCCCAGCCGCCGTCCCGGCCATGCCGAGCTGGTGGCGATCCTCCAGCCCCACCAGGGGGGAGAAACCCAGCCGGGCGTGCGCGCCACCTACTCCGGGCAGGAGCTGATCGGCCGCGAGGCCGAGCTGAAGCTGTTGACGGAGGCGTTCCAGCGGACCGAGGCGGGGACGCTCTCCCTCGTGACGCTGGAAGGTGAGCCCGGCATCGGGAAGAGTACCCTCCTGCGGCACTTCACCCACTCGCTGCACGCGTGCGGCGCCGTGGTCCTGTTCGGGCGCTGCTACGAGCGCGAGTCCGTGCCGTACAAGGCCCTGGACGACTTGATGGACTCGCTGGGGCGTTACCTGCTGCAACTGCCACGGGAGCAGGCCCGGGAGCTCATTCCCCCACGGATGCACGAGCTCACACGCCTGTTCCCGGTGCTGGTGCTGAGCGCGGAGCTGCAGCCAGAGACGCCGCCCCAGGCCCCTCCCGCGGAGCCATTCCAGGCACGCCAACTCGCGGTATCCGTGCTCCAGGAGTTGCTGCTCCGGATCTCCCAGCACGCGCGGGTGGTGCTATGCCTGGATGACCTGCAGTGGGGCGACGTGGACAGTGCGCGCTTCCTGGCCGAGCTGCTGTCACCGCCCGGGGCGCCTCCGCTGCTGCTCATCACGAGCTACCGCGCCAGCGAGTCCCGTGGCAGTGCCTTCCTCGTCGAGTTCGAGCAACTGCTGGCGGGCTCCACCTGGCAGATGGCCCGGAGCGAGCTGAGGCTCGAGCCCCTGCCGCCGGAGGTCTCCGCGCAGCTCGCGATGCGGCGCCTGGGGACCTCGTCCCACGAGGCCCGGACGTGGGCCGAGCACATCGCCCGTGAGTCGCGGGGCAACCCCCTCTTCATCGAGGAGCTTGCCCGTGCCCCCATCACCGAGGCGACCCGGGAAGCGGGGGCCTCCGGGGCCGTCTCGCTCGGGGACGTCCTCCGGCGGCGCCTCCACGGCCTGCCCGAAGAGGCCCGCCGTCTGCTGGAGTTGCTCGCGGTCTCCGGGCGGCCCACCAGCGAGGAAGTTCTCGTCGAGGCGTTGGGGAACTCGGGCTCGGCCCTGTCCTCGCTCATCCTGCTGCGGGCCCACAACCTGCTGCGTTTCCACCTGGGTGGGCACACCCGTCTGGAAATCTCCCACGATCGGATTCGAGAGAACGTGGTGGGGCAGCTAGGTGCCTCGGAGCTGACCACGCGTCACCGCCGGCTGGCCGAGGTGCTGGAGACGCGTGCCGACGCGGATCCCGAGCAACTGGCGGTGCACTTCCATGGGGCGGGGGAACCGCGCAAGGCGGCCCTCCATGCCCTGCGCGCGGCCGAGCGCGCCCAGCAGGCGCTCGCCTTCCATCGCGCGGCGGAGCTCTTCGGGGCCGCGCTCGAATGGAGCGGCGGCGCACCGGAGCCCGCGCTCGGGACCCTGGGCTCGCTGAAGCGGCGCCGCGCGGAGGCGCTCGCCAATGCCGGCCGGTGTCGCGAAGCCGCGCCCCTGTTCCTCGAGGTGGCGGGCCTGGGTGGCGCCCCGGAGGAGGTGCTGGACAACCAGCGCCGCGCCACCGAGAGCTACATGCTGGGCGGACAGATCGACGAGGGTCTGGCGCTGGTACGGCCGATGCTCTCCCAGGTGAAGCTCTCCTACGGGGACACCCATCGAGGCGCGCTGGCGAACATGCTGTGGCACAGGAGCCGGCTGCAGCGACGGGGGACGACCTTCCAGGAGCGGCCCGCCCTGGCGATTGCTCCCGAGCATCTTCACCGGGTGGACCTGGGCTGGTCGCTCGGCAAGGCGCTGGCGAGCGTGGAGTGGATCCGCGCCTCGGGCTTCCAGCTCCAGAGCCTGCGGCTGGCATTGGAGTGCGGAGAGGCCTCCCGCATCGCCCGCTCGCTCATCGCCTTCGGTCCCGTCATGGTGTGGGAGGGCAGCCACGCGGCCCTGGAGAAGGGGTCCCGCTACCTCCTGGAGGGGGCGGCCATCGCCGAGCGGCTCCAGCAGCCCGCCCTGATTGGCTTCGCCGAGGTGTATCAGGCGGCGTGTTCGCTGGTGTTGGGGGAGTTCGCCAGCGGGCGGGCCCATGTCGAGAAGGGAATGCGGCTGCTACAGCAGCACGGGGTGGATGTCATCTGGGAGCTCAACGTCGGGCGCAGCCTGGGCTGCAACCTGCACGATGCGCAGCGGAGCATGCACGGGCTGGGGCTCCGTGCGTCGGAGTGGCACCGCACCGCCACCGAGCTCGGTGATTCCTTCTCCCGGGTGATGTCTTCCTTCTACTCGGCCTTCTGCCTCGTCGCCCGGGATGAGCCGGACAACGCCCGCGAGCTCGTGAACGAGGCCATCACCGGCTGGTCCCGGACGGGGGCCATCCAGCAGTACCACGCGTTCCTGAGGACATCTCAAGCGGACCTCTATCAAGGCAAGCCAGGGAGTGCCTGGGAGCGGCTGGAGAAGACCTGGCCCATGCTCACCGCCGCGCAGATCTTCCGTGGCCAGCCCAGCCGGATCGAGGGCCATGCCCTGCGCGCCCAGCTCGCGCTGGCGATGGCGGCCGAGGCGCCAGACCGCCGGCCGGAGCTGCTTCGACAGGTCGAGGAGGATGCACTCCAACTGGAGAAGGAGATTCGCAAGGACTGCCCCTTCCTCGCCCAGCTTCTTCGCGCGGGAGTGGCCCGGCAGCGGGGCCAGCTCGAGCAGGCAGTCGTGCACCTGTCCTCGGCCATCGAGGGGTACCGGGCCCTGGGGATGCCCAACCTCGAGGCGTGCGCGCGCTGGTGGAAGGGCGAGCTGATGGGCGGAGAGGAAGGCCATGCTCTCGTGCAAGAGGCCACCACCCTGCTCACGGCGGACGGCATCCATCGCCCGCGCCAGTGGGCGGCGATGGTGCTCCCCGGTTGTGCGCCGTAG
- a CDS encoding IPT/TIG domain-containing protein, with product MLVKLIADLLNNSDVQQQFSRDPPGVMDSYELSPGARQALEHGDRQRLLELIGQEISQSALFGALWSKPGGIVIHSVSPTTGEAGTQFELTITGDYFASTAFVTLQRENGNYLAQTLRVTQPDAQGSTLTARLNLPVGASPGVYSVTVSNPSAWFSILDNCFTVVTK from the coding sequence TTGCTCGTCAAGCTCATCGCGGATCTGTTGAACAATTCCGACGTCCAGCAGCAGTTCAGCCGGGATCCTCCCGGAGTGATGGACTCCTATGAGCTGTCTCCCGGCGCGCGACAGGCCCTGGAGCACGGGGACCGTCAGAGGCTCCTCGAGCTGATCGGACAGGAAATCTCGCAGAGCGCGCTGTTCGGGGCGCTCTGGAGCAAGCCCGGGGGCATCGTCATCCACTCCGTGTCACCGACCACGGGCGAGGCAGGGACGCAGTTCGAGCTCACCATCACCGGGGACTACTTCGCCTCGACCGCGTTCGTGACCTTGCAGCGGGAGAATGGCAATTACCTTGCCCAGACGCTCCGGGTGACCCAGCCGGATGCCCAGGGCTCCACGCTGACCGCGCGGCTCAACCTCCCGGTGGGTGCCAGCCCCGGTGTGTACTCGGTCACCGTGTCGAACCCGAGCGCGTGGTTCTCCATCCTCGACAACTGCTTCACGGTCGTCACGAAGTAG